In a single window of the Neospora caninum Liverpool complete genome, chromosome VIIa genome:
- a CDS encoding ATPase, related, which yields MADVSSEKGRLLPKEASGHPPSPLAERPSTKDTTAQRDGALHAGSTAYSYQTVPTVAGNSNESHYDGGVVAPTTTGQHVVDGTVGPDSPGQRESAEEKADDGASSSEREAHKKNNESKTAAELEAEADKLEQTETRSVNYDTRGLTSDQVTELRKEYGWNEVKPRQVPEWFKVLKKYLSLVPILLIVAALFAVCVVEDNMRDWFSFALLIFLNNSMVWADYIGQRSAHNAIAAVEKLGAPICQVKRDGEWQNREVRELVPGDIVHLKAGVIMPADGVFVTNGATVTVDESALTGESVPIRKHPGAPLLSGSVVDKGEGEMLVTKTGNDSFYGKTLSLLARAERQGYLETVLHRAQLFITFVAACCAVFLFFWQSFHPDWKLIIPERRYLIALKHAFILIASVAPAAMPVVTTTVLSVGALTITKQNAAVSRLSAIEEAAGVVILFSDKTGTLTKNELSLFKEESMLEPGYDEKTMLLYASLCSDTQEPEPIDRTINGAADMAERAKYRILEYVPFNPVDKRTEATVVGPDGKKFVTTKGAPQVIRDLVCYEDQELRQRLNELILNKAKRGLRTLGVAVKPLPEGVAGNAPRWQLVGYLSLFDPPREDTAATIKRANELGIRVIMITGDQQAIAVETARQLHMGTNIVGPEVWKEEKETGMVQGKPLAEFIETVDGFAGVFPEHKYAIVNAMMDAHKLVAMTGDGVNDAPALKRATIGIAVSGATQAARAAADIILFAPGLKTIITVMSLSRQIFKRVESYIIFRIFTSLIILGMWWGSIVILRYQFPSWTLVLMSMINDFVLMSCSRDRVSSSSSPMIWSMMRVIFLSIWLGFLATVSILLYVVFADPSHLVNWWPRWGLPKFIPDWPLPVSEHFMSYQTNAGVWLLMTVLIQLSFQSVRTRGVFCWYNKDNQFPALVIIIPQVCAVLLTIFLSIYWKIAWRPGSGPRMVGLNWGQAWVTIFWGLLWFFVMDATKIGFYKYAWPMISRNKMYHAVTMETPCRQEIENRNVALKAMEDTMRFLQERERKVDKFEEKVEDVFLTAITDAGELGKKDHGRDGHIHKTEHKVSSEPGVTGTPVKASPPKEEADSFVVSITSEGGTCRAGLEDAVAGGAKQGLDTDQKTTEVSHDLENLSSGTHPNVHTGGEVPPITR from the exons ATGGCGGACGTCTCCAGTGAGAAGGGGCGACTTCTACCCAAGGAAGCCAGTGGCCATCCGCCTTCGCCACTGGCTGAGCGTCCCTCTACCAAAGACACTACAGCGCAACGGGATGGTGCACTTCACGCCGGATCGACCGCATATTCGTATCAAACAGTTCCAACTGTCGCAGGAAACTCCAATGAATCGCATTATGACGGCGGAGTAGTGGCTCCAACAACAACTGGTCAACATGTGGTAGACGGAACAGTTGGTCCAGACTCTCCTGGGCAACGAGAGtctgcggaagagaaggcagatgACGGAGCCTCTtcaagcgaaagagaggcacacaAGAAGAACAACGAGAGTAAGACGGCAGCAGAACTTGAAGCTGAAGCAGACAAGTTAGAGCAAACAGAGACGAGATCCGTAAACTACGACACGCGAGGTCTGACGTCCGATCAAGTTACGGAACTGAGGAAGGAATATGGATGGAACGAAGTGAAGCCGCGGCAG GTACCTGAATGGTTTAAAGTGTTGAAAAAATATCTCTCCCTTGTGCCCATCCTGTTGATCGTCGCGGCTCTTTTCGCAGTTTGCGTGGTGGAAGACAACATGCGTGACtggttttctttcgctcttcttaTCTTTTTGAACAATTCAATGGTCTGGGCAGATTACATTGGACAGCGCTCCGCACACAACGCCATCGCAGCTGTGGAAAAGCTGGGAGCCCCTATCTGCcaggtgaagagagacggagaatgGCAGAATCGAGAAGTGCGCGAACTCGTGCCAGGAGACATTGTCCACCTTAAGGCGGGCGTCATCATGCCGGCTGATGGAGTGTTCGTGACCAATGGGGCGACCGTGACCGTTGACGAATCTGCTCTGACAGGAGAATCTGTGCCCATCCGAAAGCACCCGGGGGCGCCACTTCTCTCAGGATCTGTGGTAGACAAGGGTGAGGGGGAAATGCTTGTGACTAAGACGGGCAACGATTCCTTTTACGGCAAAACGTTGTCGTTGCTGGCGCGCGCTGAGCGACAAGGCTATCTGGAAACTGTTCTGCATAGGGCACAGCTGTTCATCACCTTCGTCGCCGCATGTTGTGCcgtgttcctcttcttctggcaGTCCTTTCATCCTGACTGGAAATTGATTATCCCGGAAAGACGCTATCTTATTGCGCTGAAGCATGCATTCATCTTGATTGCGTCTGTCGCGCCGGCCGCGATGCCAGTGGTTACGACCACGGTTTTGTCAGTGGGGGCTCTGACCATCACGAAACAGAATGCGGCTGTTTCTCGATTGTCTGCGATCGAAGAGGCAGCCGGAGTTGTGATACTCTTTAGCGATAAGACGGGAACGTTAACGAAAAATGAGCTTTCCCTTTTCAAAGAGGAGTCCATGCTAGAGCCCGGATACGACGAAAAAACCATGCTTCTCTACGCAAGTCTCTGCAGCGATACGCAGGAACCGGAACCAATAGACCGAACGATCAACGGAGCTGCCGACAtggcagagagagcaaagtACCGCATTCTTGAGTATGTACCTTTCAACCCTGTCGACAAGAGAACCGAGGCGACTGTAGTTGGCCCGGACGGGAAGAAGTTCGTGACGACAAAAGGCGCTCCGCAGGTAATCAGGGACCTCGTCTGCTACGAAGACCAGGAGCTGCGTCAGCGGTTGAACGAACTGATTCTGAATAAAGCAAAGCGGGGACTTCGGACTCTCGGAGTTGCAGTGAAACCTCTGCCAGAGGGTGTGGCTGGTAACGCACCCCGTTGGCAGCTTGTTGGGTACTTGTCGTTGTTCGACCCGCCTCGTGAAGACACTGCCGCTACAATCAAGAGGGCAAACGAGTTGGGGATTCGTGTGATCATGATAACAGGCGATCAGCAGGCCATTGCAGTTGAGACTGCCAGGCAGCTGCACATGGGCACAAACATCGTCGGCCCAGAAGTatggaaagaagagaaagagacgggtATGGTACAGGGGAAGCCTCTTGCCGAATTTATTGAAACCGTTGACGGTTTCGCTGGCGTCTTCCCAGAACATAAGTACGCTATAGTGAATGCGATGATGGATGCACACAAGCTAGTAGCAATGACAGGCGATGGAGTCAACGACGCCCCAGCATTGAAGCGTGCGACTATCGGTATCGCGGTTAGCGGTGCGACtcaggcggcgagggcggcagcAGATATCATTCTGTTTGCACCCGGCCTAAAAACGATTATTACTGTCATGTCCCTATCGAGGCAAATCTTCAAGCGCGTTGAATCATACATTATTTTCCGCATATTCACTAGTTTGATAATCTTGGGTATGTGGTGGGGAAGCATTGTCATTCTGAGATACCAGTTCCCATCTTGGACGTTGGTTCTCATGTCCATGATTAATGACTTCGTTTTGATGAGTTGCTCACGCGATCGGGTTTCGAGTTCGAGCTCACCCATGATATGGTCAATGATGCGGGTAatttttctctccatttgGCTTGGTTTCCTCGCGACAGTTTCCATTTTGCTCTATGTTGTGTTCGCAGACCCCTCACATCTTGTCAACTGGTGGCCCCGATGGGGATTACCAAAGTTTATTCCTGACTggcctctccctgtttctgAGCACTTCATGAGCTACCAGACAAATGCTGGTGTGTGGCTTCTTATGACTGTCCTTATCCAGCTTTCGTTTCAAAGTGTTCGAACCCGAGGTGTGTTTTGCTGGTACAACAAGGATAACCAGTTTCCGGCTCTCGTTATCATCATTCCTCAAGTCTGTGCCGTACTTCTGACAATATTCCTTTCAATCTACTGGAAGATCGCATGGAGGCCGGGGTCGGGACCACGTATGGTGGGTCTCAATTGGGGTCAGGCGTGGGTCACGATCTTTTGGGGCCTCCTGTGGTTTTTTGTGATGGACGCGACCAAGATTGGCTTCTACAAGTATGCGTGGCCCATGATATCACGGAATAAAATGTACCACGCTGTAACTATGGAGACACCCTGCCGACAGGAAATCGAGAACCGCAACGTAGCATTGAAAGCAATGGAGGACACGATGCGGTTTCTGCAGGAACGCGAGCGTAAGGTGGACAAGTTTGAGGAAAAGGTGGAAGACGTATTTCTTACCGCTATCACGGATGCCGGCGAGCTTGGCAAGAAGGACCATGGACGAGATGGTCACATCCACAAAACAGAGCACAAAGTATCGTCAGAGCCAGGTGTAACTGGCACGCCGGTCAAGGCCTCCCCGCCTAAGGAGGAGGCTGATTCTTTTGTTGTTTCAATTACGAGTGAAGGGGGGACGTGCAGGGCGGGTCTGGAAGATGCCGTTGCAGGCGGGGCGAAGCAAGGACTCGACACGGACCAGAAAACGACGGAAGTGTCGCACGACCTTGAGAACTTGAGCTCCGGAACCCATCCGAATGTTCATACAGGAGGCGAGGTACCTCCGATAACCCGTTGA